One Gordonia sp. SID5947 genomic region harbors:
- the fgd gene encoding glucose-6-phosphate dehydrogenase (coenzyme-F420), with product MAELKLGFKASAEQFDPRELVEIAVAAEEHGMDSVAVSDHFQPWRHNGGHAPFSLAWMAAVGERTERVQIGTSVMTPTFRYNPAVIAQAFASMGCMYPGRIMLGVGTGEALNEYATGFQGEWPEFKERFARLRESIKLMRELWTGEEINFDGEYYKTQGAYMYDVPDKPIPVYVAAGGPVVARYAGRAGDGFICTSGKGAELYQEKLIPAVKEGAEKAERDFDAIDRMIEIKISYDPDPELALENTRFWAPLSLTAEQKHSVNSSTEMERLADELPIEQVAKRWIVASDPDEAVEKVKFYTDCGLNHLVFHAPGHDQRRFLTNFEKDLAPRLRKLSV from the coding sequence GTGGCAGAACTCAAGCTCGGTTTCAAGGCGTCGGCGGAGCAGTTCGATCCGCGTGAGCTGGTGGAGATCGCGGTGGCGGCCGAGGAACACGGCATGGACTCGGTGGCGGTGAGCGATCACTTCCAGCCGTGGCGCCACAACGGCGGGCACGCCCCGTTCTCGCTGGCCTGGATGGCCGCGGTGGGCGAGCGGACCGAGCGGGTGCAGATCGGGACGTCGGTGATGACCCCGACGTTCCGGTACAACCCGGCGGTGATCGCGCAGGCCTTCGCATCGATGGGGTGCATGTATCCCGGGCGCATCATGCTCGGTGTCGGCACGGGTGAGGCCCTCAACGAGTACGCGACCGGTTTTCAGGGTGAATGGCCGGAGTTCAAGGAGCGTTTCGCACGTCTGCGCGAGTCGATAAAGCTCATGCGTGAGCTGTGGACCGGCGAGGAGATCAACTTCGACGGCGAGTACTACAAGACCCAGGGCGCGTATATGTACGACGTGCCGGATAAGCCGATCCCGGTGTACGTGGCGGCCGGCGGCCCGGTGGTGGCCCGCTACGCAGGCCGCGCCGGTGACGGCTTCATCTGCACCTCCGGCAAGGGTGCCGAGCTATACCAGGAGAAGCTGATCCCCGCGGTCAAGGAGGGGGCAGAAAAAGCCGAGCGCGACTTCGACGCCATCGACCGGATGATCGAGATCAAGATCTCCTACGATCCGGATCCCGAGCTGGCGCTGGAGAACACCCGGTTCTGGGCCCCGCTGTCGCTCACCGCCGAGCAGAAGCACAGCGTCAACTCCTCGACGGAGATGGAACGCCTGGCCGACGAACTGCCGATCGAGCAGGTCGCCAAGCGCTGGATCGTCGCGTCCGACCCCGACGAGGCGGTGGAGAAGGTGAAGTTCTACACCGACTGCGGGCTCAACCACCTCGTGTTCCACGCCCCCGGTCACGACCAGCGCCGGTTCCTCACGAACTTCGAGAAGGATCTCGCGCCTCGGCTGCGCAAGCTGTCGGTCTGA
- a CDS encoding LysR family transcriptional regulator has product MIDPHRLRVFRAVVAEGSIGGAARTLGYTSSAVSQHISALQRETGLALVERDGRGVLPTQDGLILAQESAAVFDHLARLDGIVSDLRHGRAGRLSVSYFASAGTTWIPPIVATITREFPDIRLDLRLLELAEDTPPGPDIEVYVDGAATSPLRGYDCEHLVTEPYYAVVHTDSPLAIGGRVTLGELATRSWVDNDIARGPCRQALLDACTAIGFTPDFGVQTQDFPTAIRFVAAGVGLTVVPELALVGLPDEVVALPIDDPTPSRAIWVRRHHRVADSQAADRVVELLRSAVRPTACAAEARDPSRSS; this is encoded by the coding sequence ATGATCGACCCCCATCGGCTCCGTGTCTTCCGTGCCGTCGTCGCGGAGGGATCGATCGGCGGCGCGGCGCGGACACTGGGCTACACGTCGTCGGCGGTGAGCCAGCACATCTCCGCACTCCAACGGGAGACCGGCCTGGCGCTGGTGGAACGCGACGGACGCGGTGTGCTGCCGACCCAGGACGGATTGATCCTCGCCCAGGAGTCCGCGGCCGTGTTCGACCATCTCGCACGCCTCGACGGGATCGTCAGCGACCTCCGGCACGGCCGTGCCGGGCGCCTCTCGGTGAGCTACTTCGCATCGGCCGGGACCACCTGGATTCCGCCGATCGTCGCCACCATCACGCGGGAGTTCCCCGACATCCGACTCGATCTACGCCTCCTCGAGCTCGCCGAGGACACCCCGCCCGGGCCGGATATCGAGGTCTACGTGGACGGCGCGGCCACCTCGCCGTTGCGCGGTTACGACTGCGAGCATCTGGTCACCGAACCGTACTACGCTGTCGTGCACACTGATTCGCCGCTCGCCATCGGCGGTCGCGTCACCCTCGGTGAGCTCGCCACCCGATCCTGGGTGGACAACGACATCGCCCGCGGGCCCTGCCGGCAAGCGTTGCTCGATGCGTGCACCGCGATCGGATTCACTCCCGACTTCGGTGTGCAGACCCAGGACTTTCCGACCGCGATCCGATTCGTCGCGGCCGGCGTCGGACTCACCGTGGTTCCCGAACTCGCACTCGTCGGCCTGCCCGACGAGGTGGTCGCACTACCGATCGACGACCCCACGCCGAGCCGCGCGATCTGGGTCCGCCGCCATCACCGGGTGGCGGACAGCCAGGCGGCCGACCGGGTCGTCGAGCTGCTGCGGTCGGCCGTCAGACCGACAGCTTGCGCAGCCGAGGCGCGAGATCCTTCTCGAAGTTCGTGA
- a CDS encoding FAD-binding oxidoreductase — MGEHVESRPTDETALPVVHLRRPRWGDPATPGQLPAAAAALVGGDNPVDTGTDPDDVTLDDPAIPAAARSALVDALGEANVTADHRQRIDHTRGYSTPDILALRSGDASDAPDLVVTPGSHDDVLRILQICATHRVAVVPFTGGTSVVGGLTPDRVGFVGVVSVDLCRLDDLVEIDEISRTATLQAGVRGVRAEELLRARGYTLGHFPQSYAGAGIGGYAATRSAGQSSAGYGRFDEIVEGLTLATPRGTIVVGTAPRSAAGPDLRQLVLGSEGAFGIITEVTVRIRPTPEYRLFEGWRFDDFDSGAAALRTLAQDGPMPTVLRLSDEVETAINLADPDAAGTDADATAAGGVLVVVGYEGRHEEAEMRRVAARRVLENAGGTCLGTGPGEAWRAGRFRGPYLRDPLLDVGVLVETLETVTYWSRLGDLKASVTAALTDALTAAGTPPLVMCHISHVYPAGASLYFTVVCPQADDPIAQWKAAKGAANDAIRAAGAGITHHHAVGRDHRDAYHAEIGELALEALRAVKQTLDPDGVCNPGIML, encoded by the coding sequence ATGGGAGAACACGTCGAGTCACGGCCAACCGACGAGACCGCACTGCCGGTCGTCCATCTGCGCAGACCGCGGTGGGGTGACCCGGCGACGCCCGGACAGCTTCCCGCCGCAGCGGCCGCCCTCGTCGGCGGCGACAACCCCGTCGACACCGGCACCGACCCCGACGACGTGACTCTCGACGACCCGGCGATCCCGGCCGCTGCGCGGTCGGCCCTCGTCGACGCGCTGGGGGAGGCGAACGTGACGGCCGACCACCGTCAGCGCATCGACCACACCCGTGGCTACTCGACGCCTGACATCCTGGCGCTGCGCAGCGGTGACGCGAGTGATGCCCCGGATCTCGTGGTCACCCCGGGGTCACACGACGACGTGCTCCGCATTCTGCAGATCTGCGCGACGCATCGCGTCGCCGTCGTGCCGTTCACCGGCGGCACCTCCGTCGTGGGCGGCCTCACGCCTGATCGCGTCGGGTTCGTGGGCGTGGTCAGTGTGGACCTGTGCCGCCTCGACGACCTCGTCGAGATCGACGAGATCTCCCGCACCGCGACGTTGCAGGCGGGCGTGCGCGGAGTTCGTGCCGAGGAACTGTTGCGAGCCAGGGGATACACGCTCGGACACTTCCCGCAGTCGTATGCCGGCGCGGGCATCGGCGGGTACGCGGCGACCCGATCGGCCGGTCAATCCTCGGCGGGCTACGGCCGTTTCGACGAGATCGTCGAGGGCCTGACCCTGGCCACCCCGCGCGGGACCATCGTGGTCGGCACGGCGCCGAGATCGGCGGCCGGCCCCGATCTGCGCCAGCTCGTCCTCGGTTCCGAAGGGGCGTTCGGCATCATCACCGAGGTCACCGTCCGCATCCGTCCGACACCTGAGTATCGGCTGTTCGAGGGATGGCGGTTCGACGACTTCGACTCGGGTGCCGCGGCATTGCGAACGCTCGCGCAAGACGGGCCGATGCCCACCGTGCTGCGACTGTCCGACGAGGTGGAGACCGCGATCAACCTCGCCGACCCTGATGCCGCGGGCACCGATGCCGACGCGACGGCGGCCGGTGGCGTTCTGGTGGTGGTCGGATACGAGGGCCGCCATGAGGAGGCCGAGATGCGCCGTGTGGCGGCGCGACGCGTTCTCGAGAACGCCGGCGGGACCTGCCTCGGCACCGGACCCGGTGAGGCGTGGCGCGCCGGTCGATTCCGGGGGCCGTATCTGCGTGATCCGCTGCTGGACGTAGGCGTCCTGGTGGAGACCCTCGAGACCGTCACCTACTGGTCGCGATTGGGCGATCTCAAGGCCTCGGTCACCGCGGCGCTCACCGACGCGCTCACCGCGGCGGGTACGCCCCCGTTGGTGATGTGTCACATCAGCCACGTCTACCCGGCCGGGGCATCGCTCTACTTCACGGTGGTCTGCCCACAGGCGGACGACCCGATCGCCCAGTGGAAGGCGGCGAAGGGCGCGGCCAACGACGCGATCCGGGCCGCCGGCGCCGGTATCACCCATCACCATGCGGTGGGGCGCGATCACCGTGATGCCTACCACGCCGAGATCGGCGAACTCGCGCTCGAGGCACTGCGCGCGGTCAAGCAGACACTCGATCCCGACGGTGTCTGCAATCCCGGCATCATGCTCTGA
- the pta gene encoding phosphate acetyltransferase, with the protein MGADTGTSNSIYIASAEGDTGKSTIALGLLALLSATGGRVGVFRPISRAAAGERDYILDLLIDHASADLPYEDCIGVTYEQVHADPEGAIGEIVARFHAVEARCDTVLVIGSDYTDVGNPSELSYNARIAANLAAPIILAIKATGRSATELHGLADLLLTEISAVHATTAAIVVNRCEPELMVVIGKEVEKTGTPTWCLPEAPVLFAPTMAELKDALGAEIYSGDEELLDREALKVMVGGMTVEHILERLTDGTVVITPADRSDVLLALVNANTAQGFPRLSGIILNGGLRPHPMIQALVSGLKPTLPIISCEQGTYETARTAAHTRGRIAVGSARKIEAALALMEEHIAPEAVMKVLDVRTPSVVTPQMFEYSLIAQARSTPKRIVLPEGEEDRILRAASRLLRRGVAQLTLLGDEDVIHTRAQELALDLDGVEVIDPATSSLVDEFAGLYTDLRKHKGMDLDRATETMRDVSYFGTMMVHTGRADGMVSGAVHTTAHTIRPSFEIIKTAPGVSTVSSVFFMCLADRVLAYGDCAVVPDPTAEQLADIAISSAQTAEQFGIDARVAMLSYSTGKSGSGADVDKVRIATDLVRERAPEILVEGPIQYDAAVEPSVAATKMPDSPVAGQATVLIFPDLNTGNNTYKAVQRSANAIAIGPVLQGLNKPINDLSRGALVSDIVNTVAITAIQAQQQPASAAEVTR; encoded by the coding sequence ATGGGTGCAGACACCGGCACGTCGAACAGCATCTACATCGCGTCCGCGGAGGGCGATACGGGCAAGTCCACAATCGCGCTGGGCCTGCTGGCACTCCTCTCGGCGACCGGCGGGCGGGTCGGCGTGTTCCGTCCCATCTCACGTGCCGCGGCAGGTGAACGCGACTACATCCTCGACCTGCTCATCGATCACGCTTCGGCCGACCTGCCCTACGAGGACTGCATCGGCGTCACCTACGAGCAGGTCCATGCGGACCCAGAAGGCGCCATCGGGGAGATCGTCGCGCGCTTCCACGCCGTCGAGGCGCGCTGCGACACGGTCCTGGTGATCGGTTCGGACTACACCGACGTCGGCAACCCCTCCGAGCTGAGCTACAACGCGCGCATCGCGGCCAATCTGGCGGCGCCGATCATCCTGGCCATCAAGGCAACCGGACGCAGCGCCACCGAACTCCACGGGCTCGCGGATCTGCTCCTCACCGAGATCTCGGCCGTGCACGCCACCACCGCTGCGATCGTCGTCAACCGGTGCGAGCCGGAGCTGATGGTGGTGATCGGCAAAGAGGTGGAGAAGACGGGTACCCCCACATGGTGTCTGCCGGAGGCCCCGGTCCTGTTCGCGCCGACCATGGCCGAACTGAAGGATGCACTCGGTGCCGAGATCTACAGCGGCGACGAAGAACTCCTCGACCGTGAAGCGCTCAAGGTGATGGTCGGCGGCATGACGGTCGAGCACATCCTGGAGCGGCTGACCGACGGGACCGTCGTCATCACGCCGGCGGACCGTTCCGATGTGCTGTTGGCACTGGTCAATGCCAATACAGCGCAAGGCTTTCCGAGACTTTCAGGCATCATCCTCAACGGCGGCCTCCGGCCGCATCCGATGATCCAGGCGCTGGTGAGCGGACTGAAACCGACCTTGCCGATCATCTCGTGTGAACAGGGCACCTACGAGACCGCGCGGACCGCAGCCCACACCCGCGGACGGATCGCGGTCGGATCGGCACGCAAGATCGAGGCCGCACTCGCGTTGATGGAGGAACACATCGCCCCCGAGGCGGTGATGAAGGTGCTCGACGTCCGTACCCCGTCCGTGGTCACCCCGCAGATGTTCGAGTACAGCCTGATTGCGCAGGCCCGCTCGACCCCCAAGCGCATCGTCCTGCCGGAGGGGGAGGAGGACCGCATCCTGCGGGCGGCGAGCAGACTGCTGCGCCGGGGCGTCGCACAACTCACCCTACTGGGTGACGAGGACGTGATACACACGCGCGCACAGGAACTCGCTCTCGACCTCGACGGCGTGGAGGTGATCGACCCGGCGACCTCCAGCCTGGTCGACGAGTTCGCCGGTCTGTACACCGACCTGCGCAAGCACAAGGGAATGGATCTCGACCGCGCCACCGAGACGATGCGCGATGTCTCGTATTTCGGCACGATGATGGTGCACACCGGCCGCGCCGACGGAATGGTGTCCGGCGCGGTGCACACCACCGCGCACACCATCCGGCCGTCGTTCGAGATCATCAAGACCGCCCCCGGGGTGTCGACGGTGTCGAGCGTGTTCTTCATGTGCCTCGCGGATCGGGTACTGGCTTATGGTGATTGCGCCGTGGTTCCCGACCCCACCGCCGAGCAACTCGCCGACATCGCGATATCGTCCGCACAGACGGCCGAGCAGTTCGGGATCGACGCGCGAGTCGCCATGCTGTCCTATTCGACGGGGAAATCCGGTTCCGGCGCCGACGTCGACAAGGTGCGGATCGCCACCGACCTGGTTCGAGAACGCGCACCGGAGATCCTGGTGGAAGGCCCCATCCAGTACGACGCAGCCGTCGAACCGAGTGTGGCGGCCACCAAGATGCCCGACTCACCCGTCGCCGGACAGGCCACCGTGCTGATCTTCCCCGACCTCAACACGGGCAACAACACCTACAAAGCCGTGCAGCGCAGCGCGAATGCAATCGCGATCGGCCCGGTCCTGCAGGGTCTCAACAAGCCGATCAATGACCTGTCGCGCGGCGCCCTCGTCTCCGACATCGTCAACACCGTCGCCATCACCGCCATCCAGGCGCAGCAACAACCGGCGTCGGCCGCGGAGGTGACCCGATGA
- a CDS encoding acetate kinase produces MSSTADGAVLVLNAGSSSLKYQLLHPDTEEVVADGIAERIGEHDASITHEQGGESATERRELPDHRAAVELAMRFFADHGTDLATAGLRAVGHRVVHGGRIFHQPTLITTEVISEIRRISTLAPLHNPANLIGIDAARELLPDVPAVAVFDTAFFHSLPDAAATYAIDRGVASMHAIRRYGFHGTSHEYVSGQVAEFLGRPVGEINQIVLHLGNGASASAIAGGRPVDTSMGMTPLEGLVMGTRSGDIDPGIVMHLNRVAKLGVDQIDTLLNKQSGLKGLCGENDFRAITEKMAAGDAGARKAYEVYIHRLRRYIGAYMIELGRVDAITFTAGVGENAASVRADALADLENYGIVVDAERNTVRANHARRISADGGRVDVLVVPTNEELAIARQSAEVVAEA; encoded by the coding sequence ATGAGTTCAACTGCCGACGGTGCGGTGCTGGTCCTGAACGCAGGTTCGTCGTCATTGAAATACCAACTGCTCCATCCGGATACCGAGGAAGTGGTGGCCGACGGTATCGCGGAGCGAATCGGCGAACACGATGCGTCGATCACCCACGAGCAGGGCGGCGAGTCCGCGACCGAGCGGCGGGAGCTGCCCGATCACCGGGCGGCGGTCGAGCTGGCGATGCGCTTCTTCGCCGATCACGGAACGGATCTCGCGACGGCCGGGTTGCGTGCGGTCGGACATCGCGTCGTGCACGGCGGCCGGATCTTCCACCAGCCGACGCTGATCACCACAGAGGTGATCTCCGAGATCCGGCGGATCTCGACCCTTGCCCCCCTGCACAATCCGGCGAACCTGATCGGGATCGACGCGGCCCGGGAACTGTTGCCGGACGTTCCGGCGGTCGCCGTGTTCGACACCGCGTTCTTCCACTCGCTGCCCGACGCGGCGGCCACCTACGCGATCGATCGTGGTGTCGCGAGCATGCACGCCATACGCCGGTACGGGTTTCACGGGACGAGCCACGAGTACGTCTCCGGTCAGGTGGCGGAGTTCCTCGGCCGGCCGGTGGGCGAGATCAACCAGATCGTGCTGCACCTCGGCAACGGGGCGTCGGCGTCGGCCATCGCGGGTGGACGCCCTGTCGACACGTCGATGGGCATGACGCCGTTGGAGGGACTGGTGATGGGCACCCGCAGCGGTGACATCGACCCTGGGATCGTGATGCACCTCAACCGCGTCGCGAAACTCGGTGTGGATCAGATCGACACGCTGCTGAACAAGCAGTCGGGACTCAAAGGTCTGTGCGGTGAGAACGATTTCCGTGCCATCACCGAGAAGATGGCGGCCGGCGATGCCGGCGCACGCAAGGCCTACGAGGTGTACATCCACCGGCTGCGCCGGTACATCGGCGCGTACATGATCGAGCTGGGCCGCGTGGACGCGATCACCTTCACCGCCGGCGTCGGAGAGAATGCGGCGAGCGTCCGGGCCGATGCCCTCGCGGACCTCGAGAACTACGGCATCGTCGTCGACGCGGAGCGGAATACAGTGCGGGCCAACCATGCCCGACGGATCTCCGCCGACGGGGGCCGGGTCGACGTCCTCGTGGTCCCCACCAATGAGGAACTGGCGATCGCCCGCCAGTCGGCGGAAGTCGTCGCCGAGGCGTAG
- a CDS encoding glutamate ABC transporter substrate-binding protein translates to MTWTGRHRGRLARAAAALLFVCAAATGCVRFPAPPSPPPVAFGVQPTPPGAETGAAREPAPNSENCDATASLRPGPMPVPAQMPQRTTMADILGRGRLIVGLDIGSNLFSFRDPLTGDVQGFDVDIARAIAQAIFDDPSTIEYRVLSSAERTQALIDHSVDVVVKTMSITCDRVRDVSFSSPYYVASQRILSTRTSGIDGPAALAGKRVCSARGATSIGRIQSIQPRARMVTTTTWADCLVMMQQGQVDATTTDDAILAGLAEQDPWVQLVGPSLGKEYYGVGIPKGQDDMVRFVNGVLNELRVSGRWQQMYDHWLSILGPGDGPPQPVYRD, encoded by the coding sequence ATGACGTGGACCGGCAGACATCGTGGGCGGCTGGCCCGGGCAGCAGCGGCGCTGCTGTTCGTCTGTGCGGCCGCCACCGGATGCGTACGGTTTCCGGCGCCGCCCTCACCGCCGCCGGTGGCGTTCGGTGTGCAGCCCACCCCGCCGGGCGCGGAGACCGGCGCGGCCCGTGAGCCGGCACCGAACTCCGAGAACTGTGATGCGACCGCGAGCCTGCGGCCGGGCCCCATGCCCGTGCCCGCTCAGATGCCACAACGCACCACCATGGCCGACATCCTCGGACGGGGGCGCCTGATCGTCGGCCTCGACATCGGCAGCAACCTGTTCAGTTTCCGCGACCCCCTCACCGGCGACGTCCAGGGATTCGACGTGGACATCGCGCGGGCGATCGCGCAGGCGATCTTCGACGACCCCAGCACGATCGAGTACCGCGTCCTGAGCTCGGCCGAACGCACGCAGGCCCTCATCGATCACAGCGTCGACGTGGTGGTCAAGACCATGAGCATCACCTGCGACCGCGTTCGCGACGTCTCTTTCTCCAGCCCGTACTACGTTGCATCCCAACGAATTCTGTCCACCCGCACGTCGGGCATCGACGGTCCGGCCGCCCTGGCGGGCAAACGGGTCTGCTCGGCACGCGGCGCCACCTCGATCGGGCGCATACAGTCCATCCAGCCGCGTGCCAGAATGGTCACCACCACCACCTGGGCGGACTGCCTGGTGATGATGCAGCAGGGACAGGTGGACGCCACGACCACCGACGACGCCATTCTCGCGGGTCTCGCCGAACAGGATCCGTGGGTGCAGCTGGTCGGCCCGAGTCTCGGCAAGGAGTACTACGGAGTCGGCATCCCCAAGGGCCAGGACGACATGGTGCGCTTTGTCAACGGGGTGTTGAACGAACTGCGCGTCAGCGGGCGGTGGCAGCAGATGTACGATCACTGGCTGTCCATCCTGGGGCCGGGTGACGGTCCTCCACAACCCGTGTACCGCGACTGA
- a CDS encoding NUDIX hydrolase: MRGDGDGWVIDPDGSRYWGRHGAAGLLLRAPLADGATAILLQHRAVWSHQGGTWGLPGGARDSHESAIDTAVREAHEEAGVGGDDLHVVAALVTHQAPSGWTYTTVIAEVDEPVRTVANFESAELRWVPENDVAQLPLHPAFGNAWPGLRDRINALDPQS; this comes from the coding sequence GTGCGCGGAGACGGAGACGGATGGGTGATCGATCCGGACGGTTCGCGCTACTGGGGGCGCCACGGCGCTGCCGGGTTGCTGTTGCGGGCGCCGCTGGCAGACGGCGCGACGGCAATCCTGCTGCAGCATCGCGCCGTGTGGTCGCATCAGGGCGGAACCTGGGGTCTGCCCGGCGGCGCGCGCGACTCCCATGAGAGTGCGATCGACACCGCCGTCCGCGAGGCTCATGAGGAAGCCGGTGTCGGCGGCGACGACCTGCACGTGGTCGCCGCGCTCGTCACCCATCAGGCGCCGAGTGGCTGGACGTACACCACGGTCATCGCGGAGGTCGACGAGCCGGTGCGCACGGTGGCCAATTTCGAATCCGCGGAATTGCGCTGGGTCCCCGAGAACGACGTGGCGCAACTGCCTCTGCACCCGGCGTTCGGGAACGCCTGGCCGGGACTGCGAGACCGCATCAACGCCCTCGACCCACAGAGCTGA
- a CDS encoding nitroreductase, with protein MTGTVDREVGTAVLEQIMDERWTCRQFRPEPVPRADIDRLLRLAQRTPSWCNTQPWHTVVTEGEGTARLRQALLDQVDSGGAISSDIAWPPGYEGVYQERRRECGMALYETLGITREDKLGKAMQMRRNFEFFDAPHVAIITTTESLGAYGAVDCGLYIGTFLLAAQSLGLGAAPQAALASYSELLHRELDIPADRHVVAGISFGYADADAPVNTFRTTRADLADAVTFVSD; from the coding sequence ATGACCGGGACTGTCGATCGCGAGGTGGGCACGGCTGTGCTCGAACAGATCATGGACGAACGGTGGACGTGCCGTCAGTTCCGTCCCGAGCCCGTGCCACGTGCCGACATCGACCGCCTGCTACGACTCGCGCAGCGCACGCCGTCGTGGTGCAACACCCAGCCGTGGCACACCGTCGTCACCGAGGGCGAGGGCACTGCGCGCCTGCGGCAGGCGCTCCTCGACCAGGTCGACTCCGGCGGGGCGATCTCCTCCGACATCGCCTGGCCGCCCGGCTACGAAGGTGTTTACCAAGAGCGCAGGCGCGAATGCGGGATGGCGTTGTACGAGACCCTCGGGATCACCCGGGAGGACAAGCTCGGCAAGGCGATGCAGATGCGTCGCAACTTCGAGTTCTTCGACGCGCCGCACGTCGCGATCATCACGACCACCGAATCACTGGGTGCCTACGGTGCAGTGGACTGTGGGCTCTACATCGGCACGTTCCTGCTCGCGGCCCAGTCCCTCGGTCTCGGCGCGGCACCGCAGGCGGCACTGGCCTCGTACTCCGAACTCCTTCACCGCGAGCTCGACATCCCGGCCGATCGCCACGTGGTGGCCGGGATCTCGTTCGGCTACGCGGACGCCGACGCCCCCGTCAACACCTTCCGGACCACCCGGGCGGACCTGGCGGACGCGGTGACGTTCGTCAGCGACTGA
- the thiE gene encoding thiamine phosphate synthase has product MTPTRGPRSDRLSSARVYLCTDARRERGDLIEFVSAALAGGVDIVQLRDKGSPGETRFGTLEAREELEILARLREVTHRHDALLAVNDRADVAVLAGADVLHVGQGDLPARLARQIVGPDVVIGLSSHDEEQMRAAVADDDVDYFCVGPCWPTPTKPGRAAPGLDLVRAAAATDPPMPWFAIGGIDAGRLPEVHAAGARRVVVVRAITAADDARSAATQLRSAISR; this is encoded by the coding sequence GTGACACCGACTCGAGGCCCGAGATCCGACCGCTTGTCGTCGGCCCGTGTGTACCTGTGCACCGACGCCCGTCGCGAACGCGGTGATCTGATCGAATTCGTCTCCGCGGCCCTCGCCGGTGGTGTCGACATCGTGCAGTTGCGCGACAAGGGATCGCCCGGCGAGACGCGGTTCGGCACGCTGGAGGCCCGCGAAGAACTCGAGATCCTCGCCCGGCTCCGCGAGGTGACACACCGGCACGACGCGTTGCTCGCCGTCAACGATCGTGCCGACGTGGCCGTCCTCGCCGGCGCCGACGTCCTCCATGTGGGACAGGGCGATCTGCCCGCGCGCCTCGCCCGACAGATCGTCGGCCCCGACGTCGTCATCGGGCTGTCCAGCCATGACGAGGAGCAGATGCGGGCCGCGGTCGCCGACGACGATGTCGACTACTTCTGCGTCGGCCCGTGCTGGCCGACCCCGACCAAACCCGGGCGTGCGGCACCCGGACTCGATCTGGTCCGCGCCGCCGCAGCCACCGATCCGCCCATGCCGTGGTTCGCGATCGGCGGCATCGACGCCGGCCGACTGCCCGAGGTCCACGCGGCAGGCGCGCGTCGCGTGGTGGTGGTGCGGGCGATCACCGCCGCCGACGACGCCCGGTCAGCTGCCACGCAACTGCGGTCCGCGATCAGTCGCTGA